A region from the Silene latifolia isolate original U9 population chromosome 7, ASM4854445v1, whole genome shotgun sequence genome encodes:
- the LOC141592803 gene encoding ABC transporter B family member 9-like isoform X3, which translates to MQKVAFYKLFSFCDKLDTLLMIVGGVAAICNGLATPIMTIILSKVIKSFGRSNVDTLVHDISKLSILFLYLAIYTGVACFLQVTCWMVTGERQSARIRGLYLKTILRQDISFFDTEISTGEIIGRMSGDTVLIQDAMGEKVGKFIQLMAIVVGGFVVGFVRGWRLAVVILACIPALVIAGGVMAMLLTKMASRTQIAYADAGNIVDQTVTAIRTVASFTGEKDAIKKYDDKLKVAYKATATQGLASGIGRGVLLMILSISYAVAVWYGSRLILRKGYTGDQVINVLMAMMNSGYSLGQTSPCVNAFASGQAAAYKMFETIKRTPDIDASNNEGITKEDIRGDIELKDVFFRYPARPEVQIFAGFSLQIPSGTTAALVGQSGSGKSTVISLIERFYDPESGEVLIDGVDLKKYRLSWIRQMIGLVSQEPVLFTTTIKDNITYGKASATDQEIRTAIQLANAAKFIDKLPKGLDTMVGDRGTQLSGGQKQRIAIARAILKNPRILLLDEATSALDAESERIVQDALDKIMISRTTVIVAHRLTTIKNADLIAVVHQGKIVEKGSHDQLIRDPEGSYSQLVRLQEGAKEKEAIKRTVSRSSSQKLNIRKSDSRGSSSSRHSFSISFRDVGPVDIQETTEGEDLDDYEEHKNRNDIFEEKEENRRNISMRRLACLNKPEVPILLLGSLAASTHGVMYPMFGFTLSSVIKTLYEPPHLLHEHSRKWVLVYLSLGIISIFIIPFQNFLFGVAGGRLIRRIRFLCFEKIVHQEVKWFDHSANSSGAIGARLSTDAANVRSLVGDQLALAVQNIATITGGFVIAFASNWLLTLIVIAVMPFIFAQGYFQGKFRTGLSGDAKVMYEEASQVASDAVGSIRTVASFCAEEKVVELYNKKCEGPVKSGVRLGLISGLGFGFSFFALYCTNAFVYYIGAVFIHHGKATFGEVFRVFYALTITAVGLSQSSSMAMDRTKAKDSAVSVFKILDSKSGIDSKSDEATTLESVRGNIELSHVSFRYPTRPDIQIFRDLSLFIPSKKTIALVGESGCGKSTVISMIERFYDPDKGRVLLDGVELQKFKLSWLRQQMGLVGQEPILFNETIRSNIAYGKQGDATENEIIEAAKSANAHNFISALPQGYDTSVGERGVQLSGGQKQRIAIARAIIKNPRILLLDEATSALDAESERVVQDALDSVMVDRTTVIVAHRLTTIKNADIIAVVKNGVVAEKGKHDELMRIKDGAYASLVALHDSVSS; encoded by the exons ATGCAAAAGGttgcattttacaaattatttagtTTTTGTGATAAATTAGATACATTGTTGATGATAGTAGGAGGTGTAGCTGCAATATGTAATGGCCTTGCTACACCAATTATGACTATTATTTTGAGTAAAGTTATTAAATCTTTTGGACGTTCAAATGTTGATACACTTGTTCATGACATCTCTAAG CTCTCCATTCTGTTTTTGTACCTGGCGATATATACTGGCGTAGCCTGCTTCCTCC AGGTAACATGTTGGATGGTAACCGGAGAAAGGCAATCAGCAAGAATTCGAGGCCTTTACTTGAAGACAATCCTAAGACAAGATATCAGCTTTTTCGACACCGAAATATCAACTGGAGAGATCATTGGCAGGATGTCAGGAGACACTGTTCTTATTCAGGATGCCATGGGTGAAAAG GTAGGCAAGTTCATTCAGTTAATGGCAATAGTTGTTGGTGGGTTTGTAGTAGGGTTCGTAAGAGGGTGGCGTTTAGCCGTGGTTATATTGGCATGCATTCCTGCCCTTGTAATAGCTGGTGGTGTTATGGCAATGTTATTAACGAAAATGGCTAGTCGCACCCAAATAGCCTATGCAGATGCCGGTAACATTGTCGACCAGACTGTTACTGCTATCAGGACG GTTGCATCATTTACCGGAGAAAAGGATGCAATAAAAAAATATGATGACAAGCTTAAAGTTGCATACAAAGCTACTGCAACTCAAGGGCTGGCCTCAGGCATAGGGCGAGGTGTATTATTGATGATACTTTCAATCAGTTATGCTGTAGCTGTATGGTACGGAAGCAGATTGATTCTCCGGAAAGGTTACACTGGTGATCAAGTCATCAATGTACTTATGGCCATGATGAACAGTGGGTA CTCACTCGGACAAACATCTCCATGTGTAAATGCATTTGCATCAGGCCAAGCAGCAGCATACAAGATGTTTGAGACAATAAAACGGACACCAGATATAGATGCCTCAAACAATGAAGGGATCACAAAGGAAGATATTAGAGGTGATATTGAGCTAAAAGATGTGTTTTTTAGATACCCTGCTAGGCCAGAAGTGCAGATATTTGCTGGGTTTTCTTTGCAAATTCCTAGTGGAACAACTGCAGCTCTTGTTGgtcagagtggaagtgggaaatCGACAGTAATTAGTCTCATAGAACGATTCTATGACCCCGAGTCTGGAGAAGTTCTCATAGATGGAGTCGATTTGAAGAAATATAGATTATCTTGGATTAGGCAAATGATTGGACTAGTCAGTCAGGAGCCAGTTCTCTTCACAACTACAATTAAAGATAACATTACTTATGGAAAAGCGAGTGCCACTGATCAGGAAATCAGGACTGCCATTCAGCTTGCAAATGCTGCTAAATTCATTGACAAACTTCCCAAG GGTCTTGACACAATGGTTGGAGATCGAGGAACTCAGCTTTCGGGTGGTCAAAAACAACGGATAGCCATTGCTCGAGCTATTCTAAAAAACCCGAGAATCCTCCTCCTAGACGAGGCAACCAGTGCCCTAGATGCTGAATCTGAGCGCATTGTGCAGGATGCACTTGACAAAATCATGATAAGCAGAACAACAGTCATTGTTGCTCATCGTTTAACCACCATTAAGAATGCTGATTTAATCGCAGTTGTTCATCAAGGAAAAATTGTGGAGAAAG GTAGTCATGATCAATTGATAAGAGACCCAGAAGGGAGCTACTCACAATTAGTGCGGCTTCAAGAGGGGGCGAAGGAGAAAGAAGCCATCAAAAGAACAGTGAGCAGATCAAGTAGCCAAAAACTGAACATAAGGAAATCAGACAGCAGGGGATCATCAAGTAGCAGACATTCATTTTCCATCAGCTTTAGAGATGTTGGTCCTGTTGATATTCAGGAGACGACTGAAGGAGAAGATCTTGATGATTATGAGGAACACAAAAATCGTAATGATATTTTTGAAGAAAAAGAGGAGAATCGGCGGAACATTTCAATGAGACGCTTAGCGTGTTTGAATAAGCCAGAAGTTCCCATTTTATTGCTTGGAAGTCTTGCTGCATCAACACATGGGGTCATGTATCCTATGTTCGGGTTCACGTTGTCTTCGGTGATTAAAACTTTATATGAACCACCACATTTGCTTCATGAACATTCAAGAAAGTGGGTTTTAGTCTACTTGAGTTTAGGCATTATTAGTATCTTCATCATACCCTTCCAAAATTTCTTGTTTGGAGTTGCCGGAGGGAGACTTATTCGAAGGATACGATTTTTATGTTTTGAAAAGATTGTGCACCAAGAAGTTAAATGGTTCGATCACTCTGCAAATTCAAG TGGAGCCATTGGAGCGAGATTATCTACTGATGCTGCAAATGTCCGGAGCTTGGTTGGGGATCAACTGGCTCTAGCTGTACAGAATATTGCAACAATAACTGGTGGTTTTGTAATTGCTTTCGCTTCTAATTGGTTGCTGACACTCATCGTTATAGCAGTGATGCCATTTATTTTCGCTCAAGGGTATTTTCAGGGAAAATTTAGGACGGGACTCAGTGGAGATGCTAAG GTGATGTATGAAGAAGCAAGTCAAGTTGCAAGTGATGCAGTAGGGAGCATCAGAACAGTGGCATCCTTTTGTGCAGAGGAAAAAGTGGTGGAGCTTTATAACAAGAAATGCGAGGGGCCTGTGAAAAGTGGTGTTCGTTTGGGACTTATTAGTGGTCTCGGCTTTGGTTTCTCCTTCTTTGCTCTCTACTGCACAAATGCCTTTGTCTACTACATTGGTGCTGTCTTTATTCACCATGGCAAAGCTACTTTTGGGGAGGTTTTCAGG GTTTTCTATGCATTAACCATCACAGCAGTGGGTTTATCACAAAGCAGCAGCATGGCTATGGACAGGACCAAGGCCAAAGACTCAGCCGTCTCTGTCTTCAAGATTCTCGATAGTAAATCTGGTATTGACTCCAAAAGTGATGAGGCAACAACATTGGAAAGTGTAAGAGGAAACATTGAGCTCAGCCATGTTAGCTTCCGATATCCAACCCGGCCTGATATTCAGATCTTCAGAGACTTAAGCTTGTTCATTCCTTCTAAAAAG ACTATAGCGCTTGTAGGAGAAAGCGGTTGTGGAAAGTCCACAGTCATCAGCATGATTGAGAGGTTTTACGACCCTGACAAAGGACGAGTTTTACTAGACGGAGTTGAACTCCAAAAATTCAAGCTAAGCTGGCTAAGGCAACAAATGGGATTAGTAGGCCAAGAGCCTATTCTTTTCAACGAGACAATCCGGTCCAACATTGCCTACGGCAAACAGGGAGACGCAACTGAAAATGAGATCATTGAGGCAGCAAAATCAGCAAATGCTCATAACTTCATATCAGCACTTCCCCAAGGATATGACACGTCAGTCGGTGAGAGAGGAGTACAATTGTCCGGAGGGCAAAAACAAAGGATAGCCATCGCAAGGGCGATAATTAAGAACCCTAGGATCTTGCTTCTTGATGAAGCAACCAGTGCACTTGATGCCGAGTCAGAGCGAGTAGTGCAGGATGCTTTGGATAGTGTGATGGTTGACCGGACGACTGTCATTGTAGCTCACCGGTTGACGACTATCAAGAATGCTGATATAATTGCTGTTGTGAAGAACGGGGTGGTCGCTGAGAAAGGGAAACATGATGAGCTGATGAGGATAAAAGATGGAGCTTATGCTTCTTTAGTTGCTCTTCATGATAGTGTGTCGTCCTAA
- the LOC141592803 gene encoding ABC transporter B family member 9-like isoform X1, with protein MVTGERQSARIRGLYLKTILRQDISFFDTEISTGEIIGRMSGDTVLIQDAMGEKVGKFIQLMAIVVGGFVVGFVRGWRLAVVILACIPALVIAGGVMAMLLTKMASRTQIAYADAGNIVDQTVTAIRTVASFTGEKDAIKKYDDKLKVAYKATATQGLASGIGRGVLLMILSISYAVAVWYGSRLILRKGYTGDQVINVLMAMMNSGYSLGQTSPCVNAFASGQAAAYKMFETIKRTPDIDASNNEGITKEDIRGDIELKDVFFRYPARPEVQIFAGFSLQIPSGTTAALVGQSGSGKSTVISLIERFYDPESGEVLIDGVDLKKYRLSWIRQMIGLVSQEPVLFTTTIKDNITYGKASATDQEIRTAIQLANAAKFIDKLPKGLDTMVGDRGTQLSGGQKQRIAIARAILKNPRILLLDEATSALDAESERIVQDALDKIMISRTTVIVAHRLTTIKNADLIAVVHQGKIVEKGSHDQLIRDPEGSYSQLVRLQEGAKEKEAIKRTVSRSSSQKLNIRKSDSRGSSSSRHSFSISFRDVGPVDIQETTEGEDLDDYEEHKNRNDIFEEKEENRRNISMRRLACLNKPEVPILLLGSLAASTHGVMYPMFGFTLSSVIKTLYEPPHLLHEHSRKWVLVYLSLGIISIFIIPFQNFLFGVAGGRLIRRIRFLCFEKIVHQEVKWFDHSANSSGAIGARLSTDAANVRSLVGDQLALAVQNIATITGGFVIAFASNWLLTLIVIAVMPFIFAQGYFQGKFRTGLSGDAKVMYEEASQVASDAVGSIRTVASFCAEEKVVELYNKKCEGPVKSGVRLGLISGLGFGFSFFALYCTNAFVYYIGAVFIHHGKATFGEVFRVFYALTITAVGLSQSSSMAMDRTKAKDSAVSVFKILDSKSGIDSKSDEATTLESVRGNIELSHVSFRYPTRPDIQIFRDLSLFIPSKKTIALVGESGCGKSTVISMIERFYDPDKGRVLLDGVELQKFKLSWLRQQMGLVGQEPILFNETIRSNIAYGKQGDATENEIIEAAKSANAHNFISALPQGYDTSVGERGVQLSGGQKQRIAIARAIIKNPRILLLDEATSALDAESERVVQDALDSVMVDRTTVIVAHRLTTIKNADIIAVVKNGVVAEKGKHDELMRIKDGAYASLVALHDSVSS; from the exons ATGGTAACCGGAGAAAGGCAATCAGCAAGAATTCGAGGCCTTTACTTGAAGACAATCCTAAGACAAGATATCAGCTTTTTCGACACCGAAATATCAACTGGAGAGATCATTGGCAGGATGTCAGGAGACACTGTTCTTATTCAGGATGCCATGGGTGAAAAG GTAGGCAAGTTCATTCAGTTAATGGCAATAGTTGTTGGTGGGTTTGTAGTAGGGTTCGTAAGAGGGTGGCGTTTAGCCGTGGTTATATTGGCATGCATTCCTGCCCTTGTAATAGCTGGTGGTGTTATGGCAATGTTATTAACGAAAATGGCTAGTCGCACCCAAATAGCCTATGCAGATGCCGGTAACATTGTCGACCAGACTGTTACTGCTATCAGGACG GTTGCATCATTTACCGGAGAAAAGGATGCAATAAAAAAATATGATGACAAGCTTAAAGTTGCATACAAAGCTACTGCAACTCAAGGGCTGGCCTCAGGCATAGGGCGAGGTGTATTATTGATGATACTTTCAATCAGTTATGCTGTAGCTGTATGGTACGGAAGCAGATTGATTCTCCGGAAAGGTTACACTGGTGATCAAGTCATCAATGTACTTATGGCCATGATGAACAGTGGGTA CTCACTCGGACAAACATCTCCATGTGTAAATGCATTTGCATCAGGCCAAGCAGCAGCATACAAGATGTTTGAGACAATAAAACGGACACCAGATATAGATGCCTCAAACAATGAAGGGATCACAAAGGAAGATATTAGAGGTGATATTGAGCTAAAAGATGTGTTTTTTAGATACCCTGCTAGGCCAGAAGTGCAGATATTTGCTGGGTTTTCTTTGCAAATTCCTAGTGGAACAACTGCAGCTCTTGTTGgtcagagtggaagtgggaaatCGACAGTAATTAGTCTCATAGAACGATTCTATGACCCCGAGTCTGGAGAAGTTCTCATAGATGGAGTCGATTTGAAGAAATATAGATTATCTTGGATTAGGCAAATGATTGGACTAGTCAGTCAGGAGCCAGTTCTCTTCACAACTACAATTAAAGATAACATTACTTATGGAAAAGCGAGTGCCACTGATCAGGAAATCAGGACTGCCATTCAGCTTGCAAATGCTGCTAAATTCATTGACAAACTTCCCAAG GGTCTTGACACAATGGTTGGAGATCGAGGAACTCAGCTTTCGGGTGGTCAAAAACAACGGATAGCCATTGCTCGAGCTATTCTAAAAAACCCGAGAATCCTCCTCCTAGACGAGGCAACCAGTGCCCTAGATGCTGAATCTGAGCGCATTGTGCAGGATGCACTTGACAAAATCATGATAAGCAGAACAACAGTCATTGTTGCTCATCGTTTAACCACCATTAAGAATGCTGATTTAATCGCAGTTGTTCATCAAGGAAAAATTGTGGAGAAAG GTAGTCATGATCAATTGATAAGAGACCCAGAAGGGAGCTACTCACAATTAGTGCGGCTTCAAGAGGGGGCGAAGGAGAAAGAAGCCATCAAAAGAACAGTGAGCAGATCAAGTAGCCAAAAACTGAACATAAGGAAATCAGACAGCAGGGGATCATCAAGTAGCAGACATTCATTTTCCATCAGCTTTAGAGATGTTGGTCCTGTTGATATTCAGGAGACGACTGAAGGAGAAGATCTTGATGATTATGAGGAACACAAAAATCGTAATGATATTTTTGAAGAAAAAGAGGAGAATCGGCGGAACATTTCAATGAGACGCTTAGCGTGTTTGAATAAGCCAGAAGTTCCCATTTTATTGCTTGGAAGTCTTGCTGCATCAACACATGGGGTCATGTATCCTATGTTCGGGTTCACGTTGTCTTCGGTGATTAAAACTTTATATGAACCACCACATTTGCTTCATGAACATTCAAGAAAGTGGGTTTTAGTCTACTTGAGTTTAGGCATTATTAGTATCTTCATCATACCCTTCCAAAATTTCTTGTTTGGAGTTGCCGGAGGGAGACTTATTCGAAGGATACGATTTTTATGTTTTGAAAAGATTGTGCACCAAGAAGTTAAATGGTTCGATCACTCTGCAAATTCAAG TGGAGCCATTGGAGCGAGATTATCTACTGATGCTGCAAATGTCCGGAGCTTGGTTGGGGATCAACTGGCTCTAGCTGTACAGAATATTGCAACAATAACTGGTGGTTTTGTAATTGCTTTCGCTTCTAATTGGTTGCTGACACTCATCGTTATAGCAGTGATGCCATTTATTTTCGCTCAAGGGTATTTTCAGGGAAAATTTAGGACGGGACTCAGTGGAGATGCTAAG GTGATGTATGAAGAAGCAAGTCAAGTTGCAAGTGATGCAGTAGGGAGCATCAGAACAGTGGCATCCTTTTGTGCAGAGGAAAAAGTGGTGGAGCTTTATAACAAGAAATGCGAGGGGCCTGTGAAAAGTGGTGTTCGTTTGGGACTTATTAGTGGTCTCGGCTTTGGTTTCTCCTTCTTTGCTCTCTACTGCACAAATGCCTTTGTCTACTACATTGGTGCTGTCTTTATTCACCATGGCAAAGCTACTTTTGGGGAGGTTTTCAGG GTTTTCTATGCATTAACCATCACAGCAGTGGGTTTATCACAAAGCAGCAGCATGGCTATGGACAGGACCAAGGCCAAAGACTCAGCCGTCTCTGTCTTCAAGATTCTCGATAGTAAATCTGGTATTGACTCCAAAAGTGATGAGGCAACAACATTGGAAAGTGTAAGAGGAAACATTGAGCTCAGCCATGTTAGCTTCCGATATCCAACCCGGCCTGATATTCAGATCTTCAGAGACTTAAGCTTGTTCATTCCTTCTAAAAAG ACTATAGCGCTTGTAGGAGAAAGCGGTTGTGGAAAGTCCACAGTCATCAGCATGATTGAGAGGTTTTACGACCCTGACAAAGGACGAGTTTTACTAGACGGAGTTGAACTCCAAAAATTCAAGCTAAGCTGGCTAAGGCAACAAATGGGATTAGTAGGCCAAGAGCCTATTCTTTTCAACGAGACAATCCGGTCCAACATTGCCTACGGCAAACAGGGAGACGCAACTGAAAATGAGATCATTGAGGCAGCAAAATCAGCAAATGCTCATAACTTCATATCAGCACTTCCCCAAGGATATGACACGTCAGTCGGTGAGAGAGGAGTACAATTGTCCGGAGGGCAAAAACAAAGGATAGCCATCGCAAGGGCGATAATTAAGAACCCTAGGATCTTGCTTCTTGATGAAGCAACCAGTGCACTTGATGCCGAGTCAGAGCGAGTAGTGCAGGATGCTTTGGATAGTGTGATGGTTGACCGGACGACTGTCATTGTAGCTCACCGGTTGACGACTATCAAGAATGCTGATATAATTGCTGTTGTGAAGAACGGGGTGGTCGCTGAGAAAGGGAAACATGATGAGCTGATGAGGATAAAAGATGGAGCTTATGCTTCTTTAGTTGCTCTTCATGATAGTGTGTCGTCCTAA
- the LOC141592803 gene encoding ABC transporter B family member 9-like isoform X2, with amino-acid sequence MAIVVGGFVVGFVRGWRLAVVILACIPALVIAGGVMAMLLTKMASRTQIAYADAGNIVDQTVTAIRTVASFTGEKDAIKKYDDKLKVAYKATATQGLASGIGRGVLLMILSISYAVAVWYGSRLILRKGYTGDQVINVLMAMMNSGYSLGQTSPCVNAFASGQAAAYKMFETIKRTPDIDASNNEGITKEDIRGDIELKDVFFRYPARPEVQIFAGFSLQIPSGTTAALVGQSGSGKSTVISLIERFYDPESGEVLIDGVDLKKYRLSWIRQMIGLVSQEPVLFTTTIKDNITYGKASATDQEIRTAIQLANAAKFIDKLPKGLDTMVGDRGTQLSGGQKQRIAIARAILKNPRILLLDEATSALDAESERIVQDALDKIMISRTTVIVAHRLTTIKNADLIAVVHQGKIVEKGSHDQLIRDPEGSYSQLVRLQEGAKEKEAIKRTVSRSSSQKLNIRKSDSRGSSSSRHSFSISFRDVGPVDIQETTEGEDLDDYEEHKNRNDIFEEKEENRRNISMRRLACLNKPEVPILLLGSLAASTHGVMYPMFGFTLSSVIKTLYEPPHLLHEHSRKWVLVYLSLGIISIFIIPFQNFLFGVAGGRLIRRIRFLCFEKIVHQEVKWFDHSANSSGAIGARLSTDAANVRSLVGDQLALAVQNIATITGGFVIAFASNWLLTLIVIAVMPFIFAQGYFQGKFRTGLSGDAKVMYEEASQVASDAVGSIRTVASFCAEEKVVELYNKKCEGPVKSGVRLGLISGLGFGFSFFALYCTNAFVYYIGAVFIHHGKATFGEVFRVFYALTITAVGLSQSSSMAMDRTKAKDSAVSVFKILDSKSGIDSKSDEATTLESVRGNIELSHVSFRYPTRPDIQIFRDLSLFIPSKKTIALVGESGCGKSTVISMIERFYDPDKGRVLLDGVELQKFKLSWLRQQMGLVGQEPILFNETIRSNIAYGKQGDATENEIIEAAKSANAHNFISALPQGYDTSVGERGVQLSGGQKQRIAIARAIIKNPRILLLDEATSALDAESERVVQDALDSVMVDRTTVIVAHRLTTIKNADIIAVVKNGVVAEKGKHDELMRIKDGAYASLVALHDSVSS; translated from the exons ATGGCAATAGTTGTTGGTGGGTTTGTAGTAGGGTTCGTAAGAGGGTGGCGTTTAGCCGTGGTTATATTGGCATGCATTCCTGCCCTTGTAATAGCTGGTGGTGTTATGGCAATGTTATTAACGAAAATGGCTAGTCGCACCCAAATAGCCTATGCAGATGCCGGTAACATTGTCGACCAGACTGTTACTGCTATCAGGACG GTTGCATCATTTACCGGAGAAAAGGATGCAATAAAAAAATATGATGACAAGCTTAAAGTTGCATACAAAGCTACTGCAACTCAAGGGCTGGCCTCAGGCATAGGGCGAGGTGTATTATTGATGATACTTTCAATCAGTTATGCTGTAGCTGTATGGTACGGAAGCAGATTGATTCTCCGGAAAGGTTACACTGGTGATCAAGTCATCAATGTACTTATGGCCATGATGAACAGTGGGTA CTCACTCGGACAAACATCTCCATGTGTAAATGCATTTGCATCAGGCCAAGCAGCAGCATACAAGATGTTTGAGACAATAAAACGGACACCAGATATAGATGCCTCAAACAATGAAGGGATCACAAAGGAAGATATTAGAGGTGATATTGAGCTAAAAGATGTGTTTTTTAGATACCCTGCTAGGCCAGAAGTGCAGATATTTGCTGGGTTTTCTTTGCAAATTCCTAGTGGAACAACTGCAGCTCTTGTTGgtcagagtggaagtgggaaatCGACAGTAATTAGTCTCATAGAACGATTCTATGACCCCGAGTCTGGAGAAGTTCTCATAGATGGAGTCGATTTGAAGAAATATAGATTATCTTGGATTAGGCAAATGATTGGACTAGTCAGTCAGGAGCCAGTTCTCTTCACAACTACAATTAAAGATAACATTACTTATGGAAAAGCGAGTGCCACTGATCAGGAAATCAGGACTGCCATTCAGCTTGCAAATGCTGCTAAATTCATTGACAAACTTCCCAAG GGTCTTGACACAATGGTTGGAGATCGAGGAACTCAGCTTTCGGGTGGTCAAAAACAACGGATAGCCATTGCTCGAGCTATTCTAAAAAACCCGAGAATCCTCCTCCTAGACGAGGCAACCAGTGCCCTAGATGCTGAATCTGAGCGCATTGTGCAGGATGCACTTGACAAAATCATGATAAGCAGAACAACAGTCATTGTTGCTCATCGTTTAACCACCATTAAGAATGCTGATTTAATCGCAGTTGTTCATCAAGGAAAAATTGTGGAGAAAG GTAGTCATGATCAATTGATAAGAGACCCAGAAGGGAGCTACTCACAATTAGTGCGGCTTCAAGAGGGGGCGAAGGAGAAAGAAGCCATCAAAAGAACAGTGAGCAGATCAAGTAGCCAAAAACTGAACATAAGGAAATCAGACAGCAGGGGATCATCAAGTAGCAGACATTCATTTTCCATCAGCTTTAGAGATGTTGGTCCTGTTGATATTCAGGAGACGACTGAAGGAGAAGATCTTGATGATTATGAGGAACACAAAAATCGTAATGATATTTTTGAAGAAAAAGAGGAGAATCGGCGGAACATTTCAATGAGACGCTTAGCGTGTTTGAATAAGCCAGAAGTTCCCATTTTATTGCTTGGAAGTCTTGCTGCATCAACACATGGGGTCATGTATCCTATGTTCGGGTTCACGTTGTCTTCGGTGATTAAAACTTTATATGAACCACCACATTTGCTTCATGAACATTCAAGAAAGTGGGTTTTAGTCTACTTGAGTTTAGGCATTATTAGTATCTTCATCATACCCTTCCAAAATTTCTTGTTTGGAGTTGCCGGAGGGAGACTTATTCGAAGGATACGATTTTTATGTTTTGAAAAGATTGTGCACCAAGAAGTTAAATGGTTCGATCACTCTGCAAATTCAAG TGGAGCCATTGGAGCGAGATTATCTACTGATGCTGCAAATGTCCGGAGCTTGGTTGGGGATCAACTGGCTCTAGCTGTACAGAATATTGCAACAATAACTGGTGGTTTTGTAATTGCTTTCGCTTCTAATTGGTTGCTGACACTCATCGTTATAGCAGTGATGCCATTTATTTTCGCTCAAGGGTATTTTCAGGGAAAATTTAGGACGGGACTCAGTGGAGATGCTAAG GTGATGTATGAAGAAGCAAGTCAAGTTGCAAGTGATGCAGTAGGGAGCATCAGAACAGTGGCATCCTTTTGTGCAGAGGAAAAAGTGGTGGAGCTTTATAACAAGAAATGCGAGGGGCCTGTGAAAAGTGGTGTTCGTTTGGGACTTATTAGTGGTCTCGGCTTTGGTTTCTCCTTCTTTGCTCTCTACTGCACAAATGCCTTTGTCTACTACATTGGTGCTGTCTTTATTCACCATGGCAAAGCTACTTTTGGGGAGGTTTTCAGG GTTTTCTATGCATTAACCATCACAGCAGTGGGTTTATCACAAAGCAGCAGCATGGCTATGGACAGGACCAAGGCCAAAGACTCAGCCGTCTCTGTCTTCAAGATTCTCGATAGTAAATCTGGTATTGACTCCAAAAGTGATGAGGCAACAACATTGGAAAGTGTAAGAGGAAACATTGAGCTCAGCCATGTTAGCTTCCGATATCCAACCCGGCCTGATATTCAGATCTTCAGAGACTTAAGCTTGTTCATTCCTTCTAAAAAG ACTATAGCGCTTGTAGGAGAAAGCGGTTGTGGAAAGTCCACAGTCATCAGCATGATTGAGAGGTTTTACGACCCTGACAAAGGACGAGTTTTACTAGACGGAGTTGAACTCCAAAAATTCAAGCTAAGCTGGCTAAGGCAACAAATGGGATTAGTAGGCCAAGAGCCTATTCTTTTCAACGAGACAATCCGGTCCAACATTGCCTACGGCAAACAGGGAGACGCAACTGAAAATGAGATCATTGAGGCAGCAAAATCAGCAAATGCTCATAACTTCATATCAGCACTTCCCCAAGGATATGACACGTCAGTCGGTGAGAGAGGAGTACAATTGTCCGGAGGGCAAAAACAAAGGATAGCCATCGCAAGGGCGATAATTAAGAACCCTAGGATCTTGCTTCTTGATGAAGCAACCAGTGCACTTGATGCCGAGTCAGAGCGAGTAGTGCAGGATGCTTTGGATAGTGTGATGGTTGACCGGACGACTGTCATTGTAGCTCACCGGTTGACGACTATCAAGAATGCTGATATAATTGCTGTTGTGAAGAACGGGGTGGTCGCTGAGAAAGGGAAACATGATGAGCTGATGAGGATAAAAGATGGAGCTTATGCTTCTTTAGTTGCTCTTCATGATAGTGTGTCGTCCTAA